In Oleidesulfovibrio alaskensis DSM 16109, the genomic stretch CGCAGTGCGGCAGATGCTTAAGGTTTGGTATGACCGGAACCCCCGTGTGTTTTAGGGCAAGCATAAAGCGGTCATCAGTTTTTTCCGGTGAAGCGGCCACAATACTAAGGGCCGGTATTCTGCCTAGCGCGTGCAAAACCTCTGTGGCCAACCAGCCTTGTCCTAAGATGGCCACCTTCATGGGCGATCTCCCATGTAGCGAAAGCCCTGTACCGCCCGGAAGTGACCTCCATAACCCGATTT encodes the following:
- a CDS encoding formyltransferase family protein — translated: IGLWRSLPGGTGLSLHGRSPMKVAILGQGWLATEVLHALGRIPALSIVAASPEKTDDRFMLALKHTGVPVIPNLKHLPHCDLMVAAHCHRYIGAGALLKARHGILAYHPSLLPRHRGRNAIHWTLAMRDPIWRF